Part of the Labilibaculum antarcticum genome, GATGAGTGCTAAAGCCATGAGTGGAGCAATGGAACATTTAAAGCCATTTTTCACCTCTGGAGAAGCTGAGCGAAAAGGTATTTTTGTAATTGGAACTGTAGAAGGTGACTTACATGATATTGGCAAAAATTTGGTTGCAATGATGGTGGAAGGGAATGGATACGAGGTAATTGACCTTGGTGTTGATGTGAAGGCAGAAAAATTTATTGAGACCGCAGAAATGTATCCAGGATGTGTAATTGGTATTTCAGCTCTTTTAACTACAACGATGTCGAATATGAAAAGCATTGTTGCAAAAATTAAAGTGCATAATCCTGATTTTAAAGTATGTATTGGTGGTGCTCCTGTAACACAGGATTTTTCAGATAAAATTGGAGCAGATAGTTACAAAGCAGATCCACAGGGAGTGGTTGAGTTTTTAAATTCAATTGCTTGTTAATAACGAGGAAATTGTGTTAGAGTTGGCCTCGAAAATTCAATCGATTGAACGTTTGTGGCTTTTTGAAATTTTTAAGAATAAAAGATATGCAAGGATTAGAATTGATTAAAAAAGCAATGAAGCTTGAAACAGTGGACAGAATTCCGTGGGTTCCTTTTGTGGGAGCTCATGCTGGTAAACTTATTGGACTTTCGGCAACCGATTTTCTGAAGTCAGCTGATAATATTGTTGAAGGAGTAAATAAAGCAATTGAATTGTATAATCCTGATGGGATTCCTGTTGCTTTCGATCTACAGATTGAGGCGGAAGCATTGGGTTGCAAATTGGTGTGGGCTGACGATAATCCGCCGGCAG contains:
- a CDS encoding cobalamin B12-binding domain-containing protein, with product MNELLEQIAACVEFGKINKPSSYPPNMKGQDGADELAKQALEEGVTPGDILKFGLMVGMEKVGLKFRENKVFVPQVLMSAKAMSGAMEHLKPFFTSGEAERKGIFVIGTVEGDLHDIGKNLVAMMVEGNGYEVIDLGVDVKAEKFIETAEMYPGCVIGISALLTTTMSNMKSIVAKIKVHNPDFKVCIGGAPVTQDFSDKIGADSYKADPQGVVEFLNSIAC